The DNA sequence TTACCCCAAGAGGCGTGTCTTTCTTGATCGCTTGTCCCTCTTTAATTATAGTCGGCCAATCCCTTACGTACCCAGTTATAGGCGCCGCAATTATTAGCCGGTCTAAAGCTTCTTTTATTATGCGCCTATTGGCATATAGTCGCCCCAATTTTTCTGTGATACTTTTCCTTTCAGCCTTAGCGTCTTCATCGTAAGCTATTGTTATTAATTGAGCTTTGATAGCCTTTTCTTCTGCAAAATTTGACTCTAGCTCAGCCTCCAAGTCATTGGATTTTATCCGAAGTAAAACATCCCCAGCCTCGACGGATTGTCCGTTCACCGCCGTTACAGCGATGACCTCACCGCTAGATGTGGCGTATATTCTACTCTCTTCAACAGCAATCAAAACAGCTGGAACATCGACTGTTGTTCTAAGAGGCAAGAGCAAAACACAGAGTAGCATCACTAGACAGAGTATTCCCTTCACTTTGGAAGAGTTTTTAAACTCCTGTCTCCTCTCATGCCAAACTGATATTTCCTTCCACACAGGCATACCGATAAACCAAGCCAATTCAACAACCGCGAGAAAGGTACCGATAATTTTTGGAAAAAGAAAATAAACAAGGATGGCAATTCCTAAAAAAAGGAAAAACCTATAAACCCATGTACCAAGCCCAAATACGATCAAAGCTTTTGACTTTTTCTGTTTAATTTCAACCAGACCTATAGCTCCTCGAAGCCAAGAACGTGCGGCTGCGAAAGACCGATCCTGAAGGTTGAGTGTATTCGTTGCATCTGCCAACAAATAATAGCCATCAAAGCGCATAAAAGGATTGAGGTTAATGAGTAAAGTCATCGCCAAAGCAAGCGTTGCTTGAATGAAAAAAGCACTACGCAGAGGGCCATCATCCAAGAGAAGCCAAAAAGAAATACTCACGATAGCCAAAAGGGCTTCTGCAAGGACTCCCCCTGCACTAATCATAAGTCTTTTGTGATGAGATTTTAATCGCCAAATTTCTCCTAGATCTGTGAAGAGAACAGGCCAGAGCACAATAAAGGCAACCCCAGTACTAGAAACTCTAAGTCCAAAGTGCTTAGCCGTCAGTCCATGACCAATCTCATGACAAATTTTGCTAAATCCCAAAGCTAGAAAACTCAAGACGAGACCTTCGGTGGTAAATAAATAGCTAAATGTTGCTGAGAAGCTATCCCACTGTCTGCTAAGACCTATTAAAGAGATACATCCAGTAAGGCATGCTATGAGAAGAAAAAATGGTGAGTAAAGAAAGGCTAATTTCCGATGCAAGGCTGAATATAATGCATCGGGAGAATATAAATGAATGCGTAGAAATAGATAATTGTGCAGAGCCCAATTGAGTTTACTTTTTTTAGGGGGCGCAAGCGATTTTAGATGACTGACTTCTTCATATGTCTGTGTCTTAATTAATTGATTTGTCGTGATGAACTCTATCATTTCTTCAATATCATCCATTTCTAGGGAAAGAGCAGCCCTGCCAGATACTTTTTCAAGCAATTGTTCTGGTGTCATTCGGCCCCAAAAGCGGAGCAAATTATATTCTACCCACCCTATCTGGAAAAATCGGTTTCGAATGGGATCATGTAACCGCCATTGAGGTGCGCCCATTGTATCGTAGCCAGCGTCAACTAAATCAATATTCTCCCGGATTTCAGGGAGGAATGCCATAGTTTGCAACACGTCTATAACGCAAGTTTCTGCCGGACCCAATAAAGAGGGCGGCGCATAGCTTGATATAAGAGAGGCATTCGATCACCATATAATCGCGCTGACCCTTTTAATCCCAATCGGGGCTGCAATTGTTGTTCTGCCTCAGACTTGCCAACAAAATCGGCTTTCAGTCGATAAGCAGCTATGCCATCTGGGGAGATCTCTGCTTGATAAGCGGCTGTTGCGAGCCTTGCCTGATAAGAATTCAACGGCGAAATGTGCAGCGTTAAGGAAAGATCAGCTCCCTTCTTTAGGGTGATGGCATCAGCAGCAGGCAACCAGGCGATCAATTCTACTTTATTGGGATTTGAGAGGAGCATTACCTGCTCACCAACAACCACAGGCTTGCCAAGCAAATCTTGAGGACTCGGAAATAGTACAACTCCATCGTGCGGTGCGCGCACTGTTAAATCTGTAAGTATCTGTTCAACATGATCAATTTCTGCTTCGTGCTGCAAGATCTTGGCTTCTAAACTCTTAATTTCGGCGCGGGATCTCTCATCAAAAAAACCCTGCTGCCTGACCCGCAGTAGATCAGCCTTTGTCACCTCAAGCGTCTTTACAAGAACGTTGTAACGGCTTGTATGCCGCGCCTCATCTAGAATGAATAATATATCATTTTTTTTAACGACCTGATTTGGAAAGACCTTTATCTCGCCGATCGGCACATCAGCCGTCGCTGTTATCGCTGTTGGATTGATCGCGCCAACTTCTGCAGAGACCACCACAGACTGACGAAAAGGAAAGAGAAGAATGATAAAAAATGCCACACAAGCCGTTACGACTTTCTTTGACTGCAATAGTTTCTTTAGAGTCATTTTTTGTGACACTTTTCGTTGTTGAAAAGCCCACAAGCAATGTCCATAAGATTGTATCAAGAGATCCAATAGCGCTCTTTCATGGTCACGCCAGTCTTTATCCCTAGTAAGGGTCAATATCCCAAGACACAGACCATCGCGGTCACATAATGGTAACAACAGAATATTGGGCGACAACCATTCCTTTGCTCTTTCCTGTAAAGTTTCTGGCAAGCTCTCACGCTCAAGACCAAAAGATGTTCCCGTGAGCAAATCTTCTTTAATGGTTAAAATATAATCATGCACAGCCGTCATAAACTGTAAAAAGGGCGTATTTTCTTCGATGTTTACAACACCTGAAGCACTTGCAAGACGAACCCCTTTCATAGGATCATTCAACCAAAGCATCCCGAGGGAATATGGCGACACCTCAAAAGTGCGATTTGTTATAACAAATCCAAGTGCTTCTATACTATCCGCTGCACGTGCTTCCTGCTCAATCACAACAAGAGAGGCAAGAATATTTTCAGACTTCTTCTGCACCTCTATTCCTTCCTATTTGCTGGCATTACCTTTAAAACACCACTCATTCCTGAAACGAGTGCTTTTGGAGGGTGAAGGATCTTCGCCCGAATTTCAAACGTTTGGCTGGCTGGGTCAATATAAGGATTTTTATACTGCAACCGTGCCTGAAACAGGC is a window from the Temperatibacter marinus genome containing:
- a CDS encoding biotin/lipoyl-binding protein, with product MAFLPEIRENIDLVDAGYDTMGAPQWRLHDPIRNRFFQIGWVEYNLLRFWGRMTPEQLLEKVSGRAALSLEMDDIEEMIEFITTNQLIKTQTYEEVSHLKSLAPPKKSKLNWALHNYLFLRIHLYSPDALYSALHRKLAFLYSPFFLLIACLTGCISLIGLSRQWDSFSATFSYLFTTEGLVLSFLALGFSKICHEIGHGLTAKHFGLRVSSTGVAFIVLWPVLFTDLGEIWRLKSHHKRLMISAGGVLAEALLAIVSISFWLLLDDGPLRSAFFIQATLALAMTLLINLNPFMRFDGYYLLADATNTLNLQDRSFAAARSWLRGAIGLVEIKQKKSKALIVFGLGTWVYRFFLFLGIAILVYFLFPKIIGTFLAVVELAWFIGMPVWKEISVWHERRQEFKNSSKVKGILCLVMLLCVLLLPLRTTVDVPAVLIAVEESRIYATSSGEVIAVTAVNGQSVEAGDVLLRIKSNDLEAELESNFAEEKAIKAQLITIAYDEDAKAERKSITEKLGRLYANRRIIKEALDRLIIAAPITGYVRDWPTIIKEGQAIKKDTPLGVISGKKGSKIVGYVHETDFSKISKAASMLFYPDNMTFPVLKGTVSARGISTSDILEEIVLASDAGGVLPVRDVDGLYQHHSAVYRVEFSLEGDRMGQQLHDTIVGTAVVNVDPYSYLEGFIRSFIVMLNNEFEF
- a CDS encoding HlyD family efflux transporter periplasmic adaptor subunit; translated protein: MQKKSENILASLVVIEQEARAADSIEALGFVITNRTFEVSPYSLGMLWLNDPMKGVRLASASGVVNIEENTPFLQFMTAVHDYILTIKEDLLTGTSFGLERESLPETLQERAKEWLSPNILLLPLCDRDGLCLGILTLTRDKDWRDHERALLDLLIQSYGHCLWAFQQRKVSQKMTLKKLLQSKKVVTACVAFFIILLFPFRQSVVVSAEVGAINPTAITATADVPIGEIKVFPNQVVKKNDILFILDEARHTSRYNVLVKTLEVTKADLLRVRQQGFFDERSRAEIKSLEAKILQHEAEIDHVEQILTDLTVRAPHDGVVLFPSPQDLLGKPVVVGEQVMLLSNPNKVELIAWLPAADAITLKKGADLSLTLHISPLNSYQARLATAAYQAEISPDGIAAYRLKADFVGKSEAEQQLQPRLGLKGSARLYGDRMPLLYQAMRRPLYWVRQKLAL